The genome window GGTCTAGCCTTGCTTTCCCTGGTTGTATGAAATCTGTTTGAAATTTAAACACCTGAGCATTTGGATTTAGATCAGTCATTCCTTTATTTACTTCACCTTCCTTTTGTCTAAATCTTTGTCTATACTTACTAAACCTCCATGCAAAAGGAAAGGGACTTTTGTACCACTAGAACCTGATACTGAATAATTTACAGCTCTACTATCCTCAAGATATCTGTGCAAGAGACCTTCAGTGGGTTGGTTATTTTCACCTAACGGAAAAGGAAAACTCAAGCATGACTGTGGAtcagtttcattttcttcctctaaAACTTTTTATTAACTGCACATATCTCAGCATTAGTGGCTTCAATTTATCTTTGTcaatttctaatttctttaaatctgCTCTAGCCTTCTCCATTATGTCATGGTATTTTCTTTCTGTGCCTAACCTAGCCAGTTTTGTGCTTAGTTCTATTCTCTTAGTACTAGAAACACGTGAAGATTTACTTACACTTGTATGATGTGACCTACTAGATGAAGACTTTGACTTTAGAGACACATTTGACATTTTATCATCTTGGtcatgtttcattttttcttttaattttgttaaccTAGTGTGAATTTCAAAGCATATTTCCTGGTAATTATACTCTAAACTCTGTACAATGTCAACCTCTGGTATTTCTGATTCTTTCACTTTAGAGAGAGTTATGTCAATATTCTTTAATTCTATTTGAAGCCTATTTGCAACATCCTGTAGTAGGCCTACATTACAATCATTTTTAGAAAGTGCCAAATCTGCTTCCTTATTTATCTTGCCCAAcaatctcttttgttttttgaattcatCAACCAGAAGATCAAAATTATACATCTTACCTTTTT of Macrobrachium nipponense isolate FS-2020 chromosome 33, ASM1510439v2, whole genome shotgun sequence contains these proteins:
- the LOC135202872 gene encoding uncharacterized protein LOC135202872, producing MELNEEEKHEDQHLGQDEEQDLHSLKPRPWPMSPSMGKRVRFQSEKGKMYNFDLLVDEFKKQKRLLGKINKEADLALSKNDCNVGLLQDVANRLQIELKNIDITLSKVKESEIPEVDIVQSLEYNYQEICFEIHTRLTKLKEKMKHDQDDKMSNVSLKSKSSSSRSHHTSVSKSSRVSSTKRIELSTKLARLGTERKYHDIMEKARADLKKLEIDKDKLKPLMLRYVQLIKSFRGRK